The proteins below come from a single Metarhizium brunneum chromosome 1, complete sequence genomic window:
- the aph1 gene encoding Bis(5'-nucleosyl)-tetraphosphatase: protein MTSTKTEGMSIHFGPFEVTKQVFLTTPHSYALVNLKPLIPGHILVCPLKSHLRLTDLSPTETADLFGTVQLTQRMLAQKYLPEPGNLLSGSFTVAVQDGPDSGQTVPHLHVHVIPRRKGDVGDSPDAIYVKMSTEDGNIGGAMWDRERRPAPAGRMPRIEDADRSPRTQEQMEAEADEYKTILRNLGIA, encoded by the exons ATGACATCGACAAAGACAGAAGGCATGTCAATACACTTCGGGCCTTTCGAGGTCACAAAACAG GTGTTCCTCACAACACCCCATTCGTATGCCCTCGTCAATCTCAAGCCCCTCATCCCAGGCCACATCCTCGTGTGTCCCCTAAAATCCCACCTACGCCTTACAGACCTGTCTCCAACCGAAACGGCAGATCTCTTCGGCACCGTCCAGCTCACGCAGCGAATGCTGGCGCAGAAATATCTTCCCGAACCTGGAAACCTGCTCTCGGGGAGTTTCACCGTCGCTGTGCAGGATGGGCCCGACTCCGGCCAGACTGTCCCCCATTTACACGTCCACGTGATTCCCCGTAGGAAGGGGGACGTGGGCGACAGCCCGGATGCCATTTACGTCAAGATGTCTACTGAGGATGGGAATATCGGTGGTGCCATGTGGGATCGAGAGCGTCGCCCCGCGCCCGCGGGCCGAATGCCGAGAATCGAGGACGCGGATCGTAGCCCCAGGACCCAGGAGCAGATGGAAGCCGAGGCGGACGAGTATAAGACAATTTTGAGAAATCTGGGAATAGCGTGA
- the cef-1 gene encoding Pre-mRNA-splicing factor cef-1: MPVVKGGVWTNIEDEILKASVSKYGLNQWARVSSLLARKTPKQCKARWNEWLDPSIKKIEWSKDEDEKLLHLAKIMPTQWRTIAPIVGRTANQCLERYQKLLDEAEARESSSLGLMGPDGGETQAPSADDVRRLRPGELDPDPESKPARPDTIDLDEDEKEMLSEARARLANTQGKKAKRKARERQQEESRRLATLQKRRELKTAGINIKVITRKKGEMDYNADIPFEKKEAPGFYNTSEEKTQNEAQLRGFDPQKLNLATKRKGDDDDDDDGDRKRRKNEKEGLSESQKAAIKAGRMQKIREAEQSSKRRPLNLPAPQVSEGELEDIIKMGKMGEAANAVARESDNDATRGFVSSYSTLNTGAPIRTPKAPEQEDHIANEIRNIRALNDTKSALLGGENTPLYEGAGSTGFEGIAPRKQAMATPNPLATPLRSGAGVGATPGRPGQTPMRTPRDTFSLNQEDGMPIPSATPRDIKMHDLAMRNQLRSGLASLPKPKDTEWEFEIPDEEQETARADDTAEEDAAERDRREQAIRAAEEELERRRRTQVMQKDLPRPSIVDLTMLLKKADSIQNAAEAMIARETALLMANDAAQYPVTDSQVKGIYKPIERFDDDALADARLLILSETKPRPNLEQIQDFFESRAKNSMLLGLGCYNDDEEEQEAAMRAAFDAVQDSIMASAEQGAKLEKKLALHLGGYQKRQKMLKDKISDATDALEKARNALSGFKTLAISEDVAIDRRLEALREEVMYVTKREREAQEEYRKARDELSALREDGRNGYH; this comes from the exons ATGCCGGTCGTCAAGGGAGGTGTTTGGACCAATATTGAGGATGAGATTCTCAAGGCCTCCGTCTCCAAGTATGGCCTGAACCAATGGGCACGCGTGTCGTCTCTGTTGGCGCGCAAGACGCCCAAGCAGTGCAAGGCACGATGGAACGAATGGCTGGAccccagcatcaagaagaTAGAATGGagcaaggacgaggacgaaaaGCTGTTGCACCTCGCCAAGATCATGCCCACGCAATGGCGGACGATAGCTCCCATTGTCGGCCGCACAGCTAACCAGTGTCTCGAACGATACCAAAAGCTGCTCGATGAGGCCGAAGCGCGCGAGTCGTCCAGCCTGGGACTGATGGGtcctgatggcggcgagacGCAAGCACCCAGCGCGGACGATGTCAGAAGATTGCGCCCTGGCGAACTCGATCCCGATCCCGAATCCAAGCCTGCTCGACCTGATAccatcgacctcgacgaagatgagaagGAAATGCTGAGCGAGGCTCGAGCTCGTTTGGCCAACACGCAGGGAAAAAAGGCGAAAAGAAAGGCCAGAGAGCGCCAGCAAGAGGAGTCCCGTCGTTTAGCGACCTTGCAAAAACGCCGAGAGCTCAAGACAGCTGGTATCAACATCAAGGTCATCACTCGGAAAAAGGGTGAGATGGACTACAATGCCGACATTCCAtttgagaagaaggaagcacCTGGGTTTTACAATACGTCTGAGGAGAAAACACAAAACGAAGCACAGCTCAGAGGGTTTGATCCCCAGAAGCTGAATCTGGCTACGAAACGAaagggcgatgatgatgatgacgatgatggcgaccGTAAAAGGAGGAAAAATGAAAAGGAGGGACTGTCTGAATCACAAAAAGCAGCCATAAAGGCTGGCCGAATGCAGAAGATTCGAGAGGCCGAGCAAAGCAGCAAGCGCCGACCTCTAAACCTACCTGCACCACAAGTTAGCGAGGGCGAACTGGAAGACATTATCAAGATGGGTAAGATGGGTGAAGCTGCGAATGCGGTGGCTAGAGAAAGCGATAATGATGCCACGAGAGGTTTTGTTAGTTCATATTCTACGCTTAACACCGGCGCGCCGATACGAACGCCCAAGGCTCCGGAACAAGAGGACCATATTGCGAATGAGATTCGAAATATCCGTGCCTTAAACGACACAAAGTCGGCCTTATTGGGGGGTGAGAATACTCCTTTATATGAGGGAGCAGGTTCCACTGGCTTCGAGGGTATTGCCCCCAGGAAacaagccatggcgacgccgaATCCTCTTGCAACTCCCTTACGATCCGGGGCTGGCGTCGGAGCAACGCCCGGCCGCCCTGGACAAACGCCGATGCGTACACCGCGGGATACCTTTTCACTGAACCAAGAAGATGGCATGCCTATCCCTTCAGCCACACCTCGTGATATCAAGATGCACGACCTCGCCATGCGAAATCAACTACGATCGGGCCTTGCATCGctccccaagcccaaggatACCGAATGGGAGTTTGAGATTCCTGATGAGGAACAGGAGACGGCGCGAGCAGACGACACAGCGGAAGAAGATGCTGCAGAACGGGACCGTAGGGAGCAGGCAATACGTGCCGCAGAGGAGGAACTGGAGCGGAGGCGAAGGACACAAGTCATGCAGAAAGACTTGCCACGGCCATCGATTGTCGACCTAACCATGTTGCTCAAGAAAGCCGACAGCATCCAAAATGCTGCAGAAGCAATGATTGCCAGGGAGACCGCACTGCTCATGGCCAATGACGCAGCTCAATATCCAGTGACGGATTCGCAAGTCAAAGGCATCTACAAGCCCATTGAGCGTTTTGATGATGACGCACTTGCAGACGCCCGCCTCCTGATTCTGTCTGAGACAAAGCCCCGTCCCAACTTAGAGCAGATCCAAGACTTCTTCGAGAGCCGAGCAAAGAACTCGATGCTGCTAGGATTAGGGTGCTATaacgatgacgaggaggagcaggaggccGCTATGCGAGCTGCATTTGAC GCCGTTCAAGATTCGATCATGGCTTCAGCAGAGCAAGGAGccaagctggagaagaagttggcTCTTCATCTCGGCGGATACCAAAAGCGACAAAAGATGCTCAAGGACAAAATCAGCGATGCCACGGACGCCTTGGAAAAGGCGAGGAACGCTCTTAGCGGGTTCAAAACATTAGCCATATCCGAGGACGTGGCCATCGACAGGCGATTGGAGGCACTGAGAGAAGAAGTCATGTATGTTACTAAGCGGGAGAGGGAGGCCCAGGAGGAGTATAGGAAGGCGAGAGATGAACTCTCCGCCTTGAGGGAAGATGGGAGAAATGGATACCATTGA
- the fnx1_0 gene encoding Multidrug resistance protein fnx1 produces MEASTNAAAVRVPGHYRTINSHATDDAPDIDMLSRSLPTSGPLLEPEPADLAMLRPVASNQSCTGRSRDHAEVGVPNGAAPSERSPLLRPRASVSGLSTSSILTDSEPALFLNGTSPSHFWYIFSQILTVHFIGCFDGTIMASSHPVITSYFGAANSASWLSTAFLLTSTAFQPLLGRLSDAVGRKPLFLGSLGVFGLATLWCALADSIESFVAARAFCGLGAGGSMTVGSIITSDLVPIERRGAYQSYMNIIYGVGSALGAALGGAMAEALGWRWVFGIQIPPLVTCLCISAVAIPVDLGIMGERKTVMQAIREFDGKGSLLLTVAISFLILGLNLGGNVMPWSHPFVIASLITFAVCFPAFIWIESRVSKPIMPLRLIRESPRSNLVFSNAIAALLSNAIFFNIPLYFQAVLLMSATDSGLRLVAPTLVSSFIGALTGFAITWTRRLKWPLVCGAISYLVGTICLFSLRRSLPSVAYFLTLLPSSIGGGFQFPGTFMAILASSPQSEQAVVSSTLILWRSLGMVLGIAVSSLLLQNALVFYLEDYVSGELKDAVIRRVRASVEAVAQLDEPYREQVIRAYEASLRLTFGFCIFMAAISVAFVMPMKLKRLPARKYVKKSRVN; encoded by the exons ATGGAGGCTTCAAcaaacgccgccgccgtgcgCGTGCCGGGCCATTATCGCACCATCAACAGCCATGCCACCGACGACGCACCGGATATTGACATGCTCTCCCGCTCTCTGCCGACCTCTGGTCCCCTTctggagccggagccagCAGATCTGGCCATGCTGCGGCCTGTAGCATCAAATCAATCGTGTACCGGCCGCAGTCGTGACCACGCAGAGGTGGGCGTACCAAACGGAGCCGCGCCGTCTGAACGATCACCGCTTCTCCGTCCACGGGCTTCCGTCTCTGGTCTTTCCACGAGCTCCATTCTGACTGATTCCGAGCCCGCCCTCTTCTTGAACGGCACTTCGCCCTCACACTTTTGGTACATCTTCTCGCAGATTCTCACGGTCCACTTCATCGGGTGCTTCGACGgcaccatcatggcctcgtccCATCCCGTCATCACGTCGTACTTTGGCGCTGCCAACTCCGCATCCTGGCTGTCCACGGCATTTCTACTGACATCTACCGCTTTTCAGCCGCTGCTGGGACGCTTGTCTGACGCCGTGGGCAGAAAACCCTTGTTCCTGGGGTCCTTGGGCGTCTTTGGCCTGGCCACGCTGTGGTGTGCGTTGGCGGATAGCATCGAGTCTTTCGTAGCGGCGAGAGCATTCTGCGGCCTTGGCGCAGGAGGAAGCATGACGGTCGGGAGTATAATCACGAGTGATTTGGTTCCCATTGA ACGCCGAGGGGCCTACCAGTCCTACATGAATATCATCTATGGAGTGGGTTCGGCCCTTGGAGCTGCTCTTGGTGGCGCAATGGCAGAAGCACTtggctggagatgggtgTTCGGCATCCAGATCCCTCCCTTGGTCACCTGCCTGTGCATCTCGGCCGTGGCTATACCGGTTGACTTGGGCATCATGGGGGAGAGGAAGACGGTGATGCAGGCCATCAGAGAGTTTGATGGCAAGGGGTCGCTGCTCCTAACCGTTGCCATTTCGTTTCTTATACTTGGTCTG AATCTCGGCGGTAACGTGATGCCAT GGTCTCATCCATTTGTCATTGCCTCGCTCATCACCTTTGCCGTCTGCTTCCCGGCATTTATATGGATCGAGTCCCGCGTCTCCAAGCCCATCATGCCGCTGCGTCTTATTCGAGAGTCTCCGCGCTCGAATCTCGTCTTTTCcaacgccatcgccgccttgctctccaacgccatcttcttcaacat tccgCTCTACTTCCAAGCCGTCCTCCTCATGTCCGCGACTGACTCTGgcctccgcctcgtcgcACCAACTCTCGTGTCCTCCTTCATCGGCGCCCTCACCGGCTTCGCAATAACATGGACGCGCCGCCTCAAATGGCCCCTCGTCTGCGGAGCAATCAGCTACCTCGTCGGCACAATCTGCCTCTTCTCCCTGCGCCGCAGCCTCCCCTCCGTCGCCTACTTCCTCACGCTGCTCCCGTCGTccattggcggcggcttccAGTTCCCAGGGACCTTcatggccatcttggcctcgtcgccgcagTCCGAACAGGCAGTCGTGTCGAGCACGCTCATCCTCTGGCGCAGTCTCGGCATGGTGCTCGGCATAGCCGTGAGCAGTCTGCTGCTTCAGAACGCGCTCGTCTTTTACCTCGAGGACTATGTGAGCGGCGAGCTGAAGGATGCCGTTATTCGCCGCGTGAGGGCATCGGTCGAGGCGGTCGCGCAGCTCGACGAGCCGTATCGGGAGCAGGTCATCAGGGCGTACGAGGCGTCGCTGAGGTTGACATTTGGGTTTTGCATCTTCATGGCCGCCATCTCGGTGGCGTTTGTCATGCCCATGAAGTTGAAGAGGCTGCCTGCCAGGAAGTACGTCAAGAAGAGTAGGGTCAACTAA
- the hxkA_0 gene encoding Hexokinase-1: MASTPEQLALLGAFLEPMSIDVQKCHVLSERFLQNFTHLSAESLDQFLPTPISESILRPVEDYGHGRHLAIDIGGTNLRVGFVELLTVESAISASHGATTTSNGINGINGAISSSDEDQAVPTLPTGRLHRQLEKSWPISNHLKSDNADSLFLWIGKCIAEVVEEGCKAFNLSIETPLPLGITFSFPVEQPSLEKAIISSMGKGFALPPHVDLGIRLQAAYDKHRGDNLPTIYVAAIANDSVSTLISFIFNYDRLAHRRAAMGLILGTGSNATIPVKLSLLHPSKRPKNVNVLPGEKVEDAKIAVNTEWSINGTAPPMRELGLISDWDDELSAKNEKPGFQPLEYMTAGRYLGELGRIMLVDYMTSRLNVGRDLLPPKILEPDSLTTTFLSHFKPLQPTALLSTLKTEFPEPSGSQFVWTEHHAEALYRISKAIEVRAAGIIAAAILALLTLGEEIPVDGASPIPTSEIRELGVGYTGGCIVHFQDYLVDCQHFVDQLVKKRCGIHFPLKVTMNPCHDGGITGAGILVAAALSSQASQT, encoded by the exons ATGGCTTCGACACCGGAGCAATTAGCTCTCCTTGGTGCCTTTCTGGAACCCATGAGCATTGACGTCCAAAAATGCCACGTCCTATCGGAGCGATTTTTGCAAAACTTTACCCATCTCTCCGCAGAGTCCTTGGATCAGTTTTTGCCGACCCCCATCTCCGAGTCCATTTTACGCCCTGTGGAAGACTATGGCCACGGACG GCACCTTGCTATCGACAT CGGGGGGACCAATTTGAGAGTTGGCTTTGTAGAATTGCTAACAGTTGAATCTGCCATATCTGCAAGCCATGGCGCCACGACGACAAGTAATGGCATCAATGGGATAAACGGTGCAATTAGCAGCAGTGACGAGGACCAGGCTGTCCCAACATTGCCCACAGGCCGCTTACACCGACAGCTGGAGAAGTCATGGCCAATTTCAAATCATCTCAAGAGCGACAATGCTGACAGTCTCTTTCTTTGGATTGGAAAGTGTATTGCCGAGGTCGTTGAAGAAGGATGCAAAGCATTCAACCTCTCCATCGAGACACCACTCCCTCTTGGCATCACATTTAGTTTCCCGGTCGAACAACCATCACTAGAGAAAGCAATTATTTCCTCCATGGGCAAAGGCTTTGCCCTCCCCCCCCATGTTGACCTTGGAATACGCCTTCAAGCCGCGTACGATAAGCACAGAGGCGACAACCTGCCGACCATTTATGTTGCCGCCATTGCTAATGACTCGGTCTCCACGCTAATATCCTTCATCTTCAATTATGACAGACTGGCCCACCGTCGTGCCGCAATGGGTCTGATACTGGGAACTGGGAGCAATGCTACAATCCCTGTTAAGCTCAGCCTTCTTCACCCTAGCAAACGACCTAAAAACGTGAATGTTCTGCCTGGCGAGAAGGTAGAAGATGCGAAGATTGCGGTGAATACCGAATGGAGCATTAACGGAACGGCACCGCCGATGCGCGAGCTTGGGTTGATTAGTGACTGGGACGATGAGCTCAGTGCGAAAAATGAGAAGCCGGGATTTCAACCTCTGGAGTACATGACGGCTGGTCGATATCTTGGAGAGCTTGGACGCATCATGCTGGTCGACTACATGACCAGCAGACTGAACGTTGGGAGGGATTTGCTACCACCAAAAATCTTGGAACCGGATAGTCTGACGACGACGTTTTTGAGTCACTTCAAGCCGCTACAGCCCACCGCCCTGTTATCAACTCTGAAGACCGAGTTTCCAGAACCGTCGGGCTCCCAATTCGTTTGGACGGAGCATCATGCCGAGGCATTGTATCGTATTTCCAAGGCCATTGAAGTGCGGGCGGCCGGGATTATAGCAGCGGCCATTCTCGCGTTGCTCACTCTCGGGGAAGAAATTCCTGTTGATGGGGCATCTCCAATTCCAACGTCAGAGATTCGCGAGTTGGGGGTCGGCTATACTGGAGGCTGTATTGTGCACTTCCAGGACTATTTGGTGGACTGCCAACACTTCGTGGACCAGCTTGTCAAGAAGAGATGCGGGATTCACTTTCCTCTTAAAGTGACAATGAATCCATGTCATGACGGCGGAATTACAGGTGCTGGAATCTTGGTTGCGGCGGCCCTCTCGAGTCAGGCTTCACAAACGTGA
- the nhm1 gene encoding m7GpppX diphosphatase, translating into MAEFNARAEALVPKFQLERVLNQDQAGRRTSMYGTIDNEPALLIVERAPFPTSDKYLGRIPSSLARLKNLGANDIYSWSMARTGSDDEEESNKEKAGFFADLKINLIYPCTETHVQKYSKQQVRFVTETPEIYRASIRPYMQSKRDQGRLNWVFNIIEGRKEVEDVIYRTKLGEAGDEGFLLLPDLNWDRSTLEALHLLAIVERRDIWSLRDLKKKHIPWLEHMKNKLISATVETYPSIEPDQLKLYVHYQPTYYHFHIHIVHVALEAGATQATGKAFGLDVLIEMLKVMAGDEEAGMDAVSMTYTLGEASELWTEVYEPLKKSGRASR; encoded by the exons ATGGCCGAGTTCAACGCCCGGGCTGAAGCCCTCGTGCCCAAGTTCCAGCTGGAACGCGTCCTCAACCAAG ACCAGGCCGGCAGACGGACATCCATGTACGGCACCATCGACAACGAGCCCGCGCTCCTCATCGTCGAACGTGCCCCGTTCCCTACATCCGACAAGTATCTCGGCCGCATCCCGTCCTCCCTCGCTAGACTAAAGAACCTCGGCGCCAACGACATATACAGCTGGAGCATGGCACGGACaggcagcgacgacgaagaggagtCCAACAAGGAAAAAGCCGGCTTCTTTGCCGATTTAAAAATCAACTTGATCTACCCATGCACAGAGACACATGTTCAAAAGTACAGCAAGCAACAGGTTCGATTTGTTACGGAAACGCCAGAGATATATAGAGCCAGTATTAGACCGTACATGCAGAGCAAGCGAGACCAAGGAAGACTAAACTGGGTGTTCAACATTATCGAGGGTCGAAAGGAAGTAGAAGACGTCATTTATAGAACGAAGCTGGGGGAAGCGGGTGACGAGGGCTTCCTGCTCTTGCCCGACCTGAACTGGGACCGCAGCACGCTAGAAGCGCTGCACCTGCTGGCGATTGTGGAACGGCGCGACATTTGGTCCCTGCGAGACCTAAAGAAGAAGCATATCCCTTGGCTGGAGCACATGAAGAACAAGCTCATATCCGCCACCGTCGAGACGTATCCATCCATCGAACCGGACCAGCTGAAGCTCTACGTGCACTACCAGCCCACGTACTACCACTTCCACATTCACATTGTCCATGTTGCGCTCGAGGCTGGCGCCACTCAGGCGACGGGCAAGGCTTTCGGGCTCGATGTGCTTATAGAGATGCTCAAGGTCATGGCTGGGGATGAAGAGGCAGGGATGGATGCTGTGTCAATGACGTATACTCTTGGCGAGGCCAGTGAATTATGGACAGAAGTATATGAGCCGCTTAAGAAGAGCGGTAGAGCTTCTCGATAG
- the pph-1 gene encoding Serine/threonine-protein phosphatase PP2A catalytic subunit encodes MDTNMEDVGRAPADVSPVANEPATIPTLDGWIESLMNCKQLAEADVQRLCDKVSNIEEFKEVLAMVFGFVQCLASILPDPLFMLGAILLLLSWQEKFYRRSRMSSQWYKCPVTVCGDIHGQFHDLMELFKIGGPNPDTNYLFMGDYVDRGYYSVETVTLLVALKIRYPQRITILRGNHESRQITQVYGFYDECLRKYGNANVWKYFTDLFDYLPLTALIDNQIFCLHGGLSPSIDTLDNIRALDRIQEVPHEGPMCDLLWSDPDDRCGWGISPRGAGYTFGQDISEAFNHNNGLTLIARAHQLVMEGYNWSQDRNVVTIFSAPNYCYRCGNQAAIMEIDEHLKYTFLQFDPCPRAGEPMVSRRTPDYFL; translated from the exons ATGGATACAAACATGGAGGACGTCGGCAGGGCGCCCGCCGATGTGTCACCCGTCGCCAACGAGCCTGCCACCATCCCCACGCTCGACGGCTGGATCGAGAGTTTGATGAACTGCAAGCAGCTGGCTGAGGCTGATGTCCAGAGACTCTGCGACAAGGTGAGCAACATCGAAGAATTCAAAGAGGTGCTGGCCATGGTCTTCGGCTTTGTCCAGTGTTTGGCCTCCATCCTGCCCGACCCTCTGTTCATGCTCGGAGCCATACTCTTACTCttgtcttg GCAAGAGAAGTTTTACAGGAGGAGTCGAATGTCCAGCCAGTGGTAC AAATGCCCCGTCACAGTCTGCGGTGATATCCACGGTCAGTTCCACGACTTGATGGAGCTGTTCAAGATTGGCGGCCCCAATCCAGACACAAACTACCTCTTCATGG GTGATTACGTTGACAGAGGCTACTACTCGGTCGAGACCGTCACTTTGCTTGTAGCCCTCAAAATCCGATACCCTCAGCGAATCACCATTCTCCGGGGAAATCACGAGTCTCGGCAGATTACCCAAGTCTACGGCTTCTACGACGAGTGCCTCCGAAAATACGGCAACGCCAATGTCTGGAAGTACTTCACAGACCTCTTCGACTACCTTCCCCTCACCGCCCTCATCGACAACCAGATCTTTTGTCTCCACGGTGGTCTGTCGCCTAGCATCGATACCTTGGATAACATCAGAGCTCTTGACCGAATTCAGGAGGTTCCCCACGAAGGCCCTATGTGCGACCTTTTGTGGTCGGACCCTGATGACCGTTGTGGTTGGGGTATTTCCCCTCGTGGTGCGGGCTATACTTTTGGACAGGATATTTCAGAGGCCTTCAACCATAACAACGGTCTGACGTTGATTGCACGAGCCCACCAGCTGGTGATGGAAGGCTATAACTGGTCACAGGACCGGAATGTGGTGACTATTTTTTCAG CTCCCAACTACTGCTACCGATGTGGCAACCAAGCAGCCATTATGGAAATTGATGAGCACTTAAAATACACATT CTTGCAATTCGACCCATGCCCAAGAGCAGGAGAACCAATGGTCTCCAGAC GTACACCCGACTACTTCCTCTAA
- the exo84 gene encoding Exocyst complex component exo84 — protein MSEERSKISLRSGKKRRPSRPTISAPRQISSPMPQDSPLGGAPPLVPEAVPRPRLRPPPIAGGKTSDLVKQRYSTRFNNLPTDFDPSAPPLPAVPPIPQYDKREPQRPAPSRAGAAPVIDIKALRDPNLVPDQYVSAVLGDATDDQIRDFEVALRKLKGRAATDLQQNLMQNRTQFIKISKEAEKLKGEMRALRNLMAELKTNTTALRAASIKSDEPATIPGSGPSGMSKRDKRSSVADRSALWNSQMQALYKNVEGSQKFLPNAVGRHVVQNAGSWVELDNATYKSRRAMQIFLLNDHLLVASRKKRKVDAPADARGPMIKLVADRCWSLLDIEVVDMPGTAESSGGRNKLADAIMIRGGGQESFIYRTEKHEGDEKKTLLLNVRKAVEELRKGLQSEMEANNKARETINYFASRDPGLLQKTELLETLSDIKDMLIEVDGKQQNLRWVEGQMDELDIDIALQKFEPAVARVEKLKSLARGLRSNLVAQDFINFKVEERCGRLAVLIIRELESKHKSQIKTKERVGWLTILGFDDRAREAYLNARTGLIRKRARQCIFQGDLHLYIWQLSFVYFTIIHNTVQTFQSCFPPPMMSACVKWAKEEVEAFNVILSRQLSSTERGGQVWTQCMDRAKEHAQKLSDVGLDFRNLVGHDVGPSAQTAAEVPGPSAVGLGLA, from the exons ATGTCGGAAGAACGCAGTAAGATATCGCTTCGCAGCGGGAAGAAGCGCAGACCATCTCGCCCAACCATCAGCGCTCCCAGGCAGATATCAAGTCCTATGCCACAGGACAGCCCCCTTGGGGGCGCGCCGCCTCTAGTTCCTGAGGCAGTTCCTAGACCACGACTGCGACCGCCGCCTATTGCTGGTGGAAAG ACGTCTGATCTAGTAAAACAACGGTACTCTACCCGGTTCAACAACCTGCCCACGGATTTCGACCCCTCGGCTCCTCCACTCCCTGCCGTGCCTCCTATTCCCCAATATGATAAGAGGGAGCCTCAGAGACCCGCGCCGTCACGGGCAGGTGCAGCGCCAGTAATCGACATCAAGGCCCTTCGAGACCCCAATCTCGTCCCTGATCAGTACGTGTCAGCCGTCTTGGGAGACGCCACCGACGACCAAATTCGTGATTTTGAAGTCGCTCTCCGCAAGCTCAAGGGCCGTGCTGCCACGGATTTGCAGCAGAACCTCATGCAGAACCGTACCCAGTTCATCAAGATTAGTAAAGAGGCCGAGAAACTAAAGGGCGAGATGCGGGCGCTACGAAACTTGATGGCAGAGCTCAAGACCAACACAACTGCCCTTCGAGCCGCCTCCATAAAGAGTGACGAGCCGGCCACCATACCTGGCAGTGGCCCCTCGGGCATGAGCAAGCGAGACAAGCGAAGCTCCGTTGCCGATAGAAGCGCGTTGTGGAATTCGCAAATGCAGGCCTTGTATAAGAATGTGGAGGGCTCGCAGAAGTTTCTCCCCAATGCTGTAGGTCGTCACGTTGTCCAGAATGCCGGTTCCTGGGTAGAGTTGGATAACGCCACATACAAATCTCGACGAGCCATGCAAATCTTCCTACTCAACGACCACCTTCTCGTTGCGTCccgcaagaagagaaaagttGACGCACCCGCCGATGCTCGTGGTCCAATGATCAAACTAGTGGCTGACCGATGCTGGTCTCTTCTGGACATTGAGGTCGTAGACATGCCTGGGACAGCCGAATCATCCGGAGGCAGGAACAAACTTGCCGACGCCATCATGATCCGAGGTGGTGGCCAAGAATCTTTCATCTATCGAACAGAGAAACATGAGggcgacgagaagaagacattGCTTCTAAATGTGCGAAAGGCGGTTGAGGAGCTGCGAAAGGGTCTGCAGTCAGAGATGGAAGCCAacaacaaggccagggaGACCATAAACTACTTTGCGTCTAGAGATCCTGGCTTATTGCAGAAGACGGAACTTTTGGAGACGTTGTCGGATATCAAGGACATGCTCATCGAAGTCGATGGCAAACAACAGAATCTTCGATGGGTGGAGGGTCAgatggacgagctggacATTGACATTGCCCTCCAGAAATTCGAACCTGCTGTTGCCCGCGTTGAAAAGCTCAAGAGCCTCGCCCGTGGCCTCCGAAGCAATTTGGTTGCGCAAGACTTTATTAACTTCAAGGTTGAGGAGCGATGCGGTAGACTTGCTGTCCTTATCATTCGGGAGCTGGAGTCAAAGCACAAGTCGCAAATAAAGACCAAAGAGAGAGTGGGCTGGCTGACTATTCTTGGCTTTGATGACAGAGCCCGAGAGGCTTATCTTAATGCCCGCACGGGGCTTATCCGCAAGAGAGCCAG ACAATGCATTTTCCAAGGCGATCTCCACTTGTACATTTGGCAGTTGTCCTTTGTGTACTTTACTATTATTCACAACACGGTTCAGACGTTCCAGAGCTGCTTCCCTCCTCCAATGATGAGTGCCTGCGTGAAGtgggccaaggaggaggtggAAGCGTTCAATGTGATTCTGTCTCGACAACTCAGTAGTACCGAGCGTGGTGGACAGGTTTGGACACAGTGCATGGACAGGGCCAAGGAACATGCCCAAAAACTGTCGGATGTTGGGCTGGACTTCAGGAACTTGGTAGGACACGATGTTGGACCATCTGCTCAGACGGCTGCCGAGGTGCCGGGGCCTTCTGCTGTTGGGCTAGGACTAGCTTAG